A stretch of Treponema vincentii F0403 DNA encodes these proteins:
- a CDS encoding FMN-binding protein, which produces MKKTTLRIFTITLALAAFCFAGCSKNEGAAQQVGQSAQAVQPTVRYKDGVYKAVSGIKDDWGGNAEVTITVKDGKITDCEFLSYEKDGTLKGEDYGKTDGVIKNAGLYKIAQNAIKNAEKYGPKLVETQQLDKVDAIAGATVSYELFENVVGIALKEAKAE; this is translated from the coding sequence ATGAAAAAAACAACTTTGCGTATATTCACAATTACATTGGCACTTGCGGCATTTTGTTTCGCAGGGTGTAGTAAAAATGAAGGCGCAGCGCAGCAGGTCGGACAATCGGCACAAGCTGTACAACCTACGGTACGGTATAAGGATGGCGTTTACAAAGCGGTTTCCGGTATTAAAGACGATTGGGGCGGAAATGCCGAGGTAACGATAACCGTTAAAGACGGTAAAATTACCGACTGTGAATTTCTATCTTACGAGAAGGACGGAACGCTGAAAGGCGAGGACTACGGCAAAACCGACGGAGTGATTAAGAATGCCGGTTTATACAAAATTGCGCAGAACGCAATTAAGAATGCCGAAAAGTATGGTCCGAAACTGGTTGAAACGCAGCAGCTTGATAAAGTCGATGCGATTGCAGGCGCGACCGTATCGTATGAACTGTTTGAGAATGTGGTTGGTATTGCGCTTAAAGAGGCAAAGGCGGAGTAA
- a CDS encoding ABC transporter permease, protein MAASEPVKKLTVIELAKLNLKRKPFRTVSLIVLTAVLAFSLFSGSFLVKSLNGGMQSLSNRLGADIIVVPQGYDSKIESALLRGEPNSFYFKSEVVDRLKKIEGVDLASPQLFIATLSAGCCSFPLQVIGIDFDSDFNIKPWLEKQIRLPLTDNQIVVGSNIVGDTHSQVKFFNQPFVIAGRLAKTGMGFDNSVFMTIENAKRLAKEYERIMEHPVAQDEDLISSVMVRLKPNADARAVSQRILKEFEGEQIYPLISKRMMTNISSSIANLNVYIYVLLALLWLLSFIVLAVSFSSIFHERKEEFGMLRIIGGTKKKLAQLASTEAFIISASGAGIGTVLSCLIVLLFNQAIIAGLKMPFLTPPVLWMLLCAFLTLSAISVIGPLAALKTIHGFTKQEPALQLQG, encoded by the coding sequence ATGGCTGCTTCCGAACCGGTCAAAAAATTAACGGTTATTGAACTTGCTAAACTGAATCTTAAACGCAAGCCGTTTAGGACGGTGAGTTTGATTGTGCTTACCGCGGTGCTGGCGTTCAGTCTTTTTTCCGGCAGCTTTTTGGTAAAGAGTTTGAACGGCGGAATGCAGTCGCTGTCAAACCGGCTTGGGGCGGACATCATTGTGGTGCCGCAGGGGTATGACTCAAAAATCGAAAGTGCGCTGCTGCGGGGGGAACCGAACAGTTTTTATTTTAAATCCGAGGTTGTAGACCGCCTTAAAAAGATTGAAGGGGTTGACCTCGCTTCTCCGCAGCTTTTTATTGCAACCCTTTCCGCCGGATGCTGTTCGTTCCCGCTGCAGGTAATCGGTATCGACTTTGATTCCGACTTTAACATTAAGCCGTGGCTTGAAAAACAGATACGGCTGCCGCTTACCGATAATCAGATCGTCGTGGGCAGCAACATCGTCGGAGATACGCATTCGCAGGTTAAGTTTTTTAATCAGCCTTTTGTGATTGCCGGGAGGCTCGCGAAAACCGGCATGGGATTTGATAACTCCGTGTTTATGACGATTGAGAATGCGAAGCGGCTTGCAAAAGAATATGAGCGGATTATGGAGCATCCGGTTGCGCAGGATGAGGATCTTATTTCCAGCGTTATGGTGCGGTTAAAGCCGAACGCCGATGCACGAGCCGTTTCGCAGCGTATACTCAAAGAGTTTGAAGGCGAGCAGATTTATCCCCTTATTTCCAAGCGGATGATGACGAATATTTCGTCGAGTATCGCAAACCTCAATGTGTATATTTATGTGCTGCTTGCACTGCTCTGGCTTTTGTCATTCATTGTACTTGCGGTGTCGTTTTCTTCGATATTCCATGAGCGGAAAGAAGAATTCGGAATGTTGCGGATTATCGGTGGTACAAAGAAAAAACTTGCGCAGCTTGCTTCTACCGAAGCGTTTATCATCAGTGCATCAGGTGCGGGAATTGGAACGGTACTGTCCTGCTTAATTGTCCTCTTGTTTAATCAGGCAATTATCGCCGGTCTTAAAATGCCCTTTCTTACGCCGCCGGTTTTGTGGATGCTGTTGTGCGCCTTTTTAACATTATCGGCTATTTCGGTTATCGGCCCGCTTGCTGCGCTTAAAACCATTCACGGATTTACCAAGCAAGAGCCTGCGTTACAGCTGCAAGGGTAG
- a CDS encoding ATP-binding cassette domain-containing protein, whose translation MITLQDISFSYPDSAEILFDGFSAALGGASHWTCITGANGCGKTTLLKLIAGMLPPLSGIIKCESAVYCAQNSTELPDTAYTLFWDADNEVRRFFSLLNITAKQLERWETLSGGEKKRLQIACALAERPSVLLLDEPTNHLDAVSKELIINALKLFTGTGLIVSHDRAFADSLCTATFYLYRESAAFADGADSIRGKLYAANVSTALELWDTERASCLSEWHKADAGVSKAKALSDMWQREAEHSKNRLRNVYGGKDHDAAQKIRLAIVTGKDRTPGIVKKCFDSRREQAEKRRDTQAKPLNRKEGFSPAQADTSVFIPKVLIHLPPQIITAGEDGSYTLQIPELTVQKQSRIALTGVNGTGKTLLAHTILNRIREADLQKKSDGESLSFYLPQEIPKAEEQAVLAHFFSLDKELRSEILSTVYRMGSNPKALLTFTDSKRISPGELRKLMIALAMSNPLKVLILDEPTNHLDILSARLLETALAKISCALIIISHDSVFLQNCNCTELWRIIKTGSCGMLERIDNPYPCSCNAGSCLVNP comes from the coding sequence ATGATAACACTACAAGATATTTCTTTTTCATATCCGGATTCTGCGGAGATATTATTCGACGGATTCTCCGCAGCACTTGGAGGAGCATCCCATTGGACATGTATTACCGGTGCAAACGGCTGCGGAAAAACGACATTACTCAAATTAATCGCAGGGATGCTTCCGCCGCTTTCAGGGATAATTAAATGCGAATCGGCAGTATACTGTGCGCAAAACAGTACGGAACTGCCCGATACTGCGTATACATTGTTCTGGGATGCGGATAACGAAGTGCGTCGCTTTTTCTCGCTGCTTAATATTACGGCAAAACAGCTTGAACGCTGGGAAACACTTTCGGGCGGAGAAAAGAAGCGGCTGCAAATTGCCTGTGCTTTAGCGGAGCGTCCTTCGGTTCTGCTGCTTGACGAACCGACCAATCACTTGGATGCCGTTTCAAAAGAGCTCATTATAAATGCCTTAAAACTGTTTACCGGCACAGGGCTGATTGTCAGTCATGACCGCGCCTTTGCCGATTCATTGTGTACCGCTACCTTCTACTTATATCGGGAATCGGCAGCGTTCGCAGACGGAGCCGATTCAATCAGAGGTAAGCTCTATGCTGCGAATGTAAGTACAGCGCTTGAACTTTGGGACACAGAGCGAGCTTCCTGCCTTTCGGAATGGCATAAAGCGGATGCAGGGGTTTCAAAAGCAAAAGCACTTTCAGATATGTGGCAGCGCGAGGCAGAACATTCTAAGAACCGCCTGAGGAATGTATACGGCGGCAAAGATCACGATGCAGCGCAAAAAATTCGCCTTGCCATTGTTACCGGTAAAGACCGTACGCCGGGCATCGTAAAAAAATGTTTTGACAGCCGCCGTGAACAAGCCGAAAAACGCCGCGATACTCAAGCAAAACCGCTGAACCGTAAGGAAGGGTTTTCACCGGCGCAAGCAGACACGTCTGTGTTCATTCCGAAGGTACTCATACACCTGCCGCCGCAAATCATCACTGCAGGAGAAGATGGCAGTTATACCTTGCAGATTCCCGAATTGACGGTGCAAAAGCAGTCCCGCATTGCGCTGACGGGAGTCAACGGAACAGGAAAGACATTGCTTGCACATACAATATTAAACCGGATACGGGAAGCTGATCTGCAAAAGAAAAGCGATGGAGAAAGTCTTTCATTTTATCTGCCGCAGGAAATTCCGAAAGCAGAAGAACAAGCAGTGTTAGCACACTTCTTCTCGCTCGATAAAGAACTGCGAAGTGAAATTCTTTCTACGGTGTACCGCATGGGATCGAATCCCAAAGCGCTGCTTACCTTTACTGACAGCAAGCGGATCAGTCCCGGCGAACTCCGCAAGCTCATGATTGCACTTGCAATGTCAAACCCACTCAAAGTTCTTATTTTGGACGAACCGACCAATCACTTGGATATTCTTTCCGCCAGACTTCTCGAAACTGCCCTTGCAAAAATATCATGCGCACTCATTATCATCAGCCATGACAGTGTTTTCCTGCAAAATTGCAACTGCACGGAATTGTGGCGGATTATCAAAACCGGCAGTTGCGGAATGTTGGAACGGATAGATAATCCCTACCCTTGCAGCTGTAACGCAGGCTCTTGCTTGGTAAATCCGTGA
- the abc-f gene encoding ribosomal protection-like ABC-F family protein: MPFVQLSNISLAFGDRDILQNITLVLTQGTKAALTGANGSGKSTLMKIIAGVMQADSGAISMEKNTRVAYLPQSGIVHTGKTLAEEADTAFSRGAQLLEQLEAVGKLMSEEADAAKAERLAHDYHALQTELEQSGWYFRQRLADETLRGLGFTAEDFTRLTDEFSGGWQMRIALAKILLSGADIIILDEPTNYLDIEARSWLELWLKKFTGGFLLVSHDRSFLDATVNETYELFNGTLKRYAGTYTNYEKTREVELASLIKAYAQQQLEIAKTEDFIRKFRYKATKAAAVQDRVKRLEKLERIELPEHLKKIHFSFPPAPHSGNIALQAEGITKAYGERLVLKDAELTVTKQERIALAGRNGAGKTTFLRILAGEDSAYTGTVKYGAGIITGYFSQDEAERINGSETIIQQVEREAPTHLIPKLYDMLAAFLFRGDDIYKQLSVLSGGEKSRLALLRLLLKPLNLLILDEPTNHLDLHSKDVLLDALQRFEGTVIFVSHDKFFIQGLATRILELTAGSSPAAGTRIRNFPGTYDYYLYRIAAEANGSSEAGGNDGKTSASSGKAEADSSGLQSGIASSNTGGTALSYDEQKKQRAEKRKREKEEERIFTELSQTEDKIKELETQLASPEVYADGEKVRSVQQQIQALQENAAALTEQWEALN, encoded by the coding sequence ATGCCGTTTGTTCAGCTTTCAAATATCTCGCTTGCGTTCGGCGACCGCGATATCCTGCAAAATATCACGCTTGTGCTGACGCAGGGGACAAAGGCGGCGCTCACGGGCGCTAACGGCAGCGGTAAGTCTACGTTGATGAAGATTATCGCAGGGGTGATGCAGGCCGATTCCGGAGCCATTTCGATGGAAAAGAACACCCGTGTTGCCTACCTGCCGCAATCCGGCATTGTGCACACGGGTAAAACGCTGGCGGAAGAAGCGGATACCGCCTTTTCCCGCGGGGCGCAGCTGTTGGAGCAGCTCGAGGCAGTCGGAAAACTGATGAGCGAAGAAGCCGATGCTGCGAAGGCGGAACGGCTTGCGCACGATTATCACGCCCTGCAAACCGAGCTTGAACAATCGGGCTGGTACTTTAGGCAGCGGCTGGCGGATGAAACGCTGCGCGGACTCGGGTTTACCGCCGAAGATTTTACCCGTCTGACCGATGAATTTTCGGGCGGATGGCAGATGCGCATCGCGCTTGCGAAGATTCTTTTGAGCGGGGCGGACATCATCATTTTGGACGAGCCGACCAATTACCTCGATATCGAAGCGCGCAGCTGGCTTGAACTGTGGCTTAAGAAATTTACCGGCGGTTTTTTGCTGGTCAGCCATGATCGCTCGTTTTTAGACGCGACCGTTAACGAAACGTACGAATTGTTTAACGGAACGCTGAAACGCTACGCCGGAACCTATACCAACTACGAAAAAACACGGGAGGTTGAACTCGCTTCGCTGATAAAAGCGTACGCGCAGCAGCAGCTGGAAATCGCAAAAACCGAAGATTTTATCAGAAAGTTCCGGTATAAGGCGACAAAGGCGGCTGCGGTGCAGGATCGGGTAAAGCGGCTGGAAAAACTTGAGCGTATCGAATTGCCCGAACACTTAAAGAAAATTCACTTTAGCTTTCCGCCTGCCCCTCATTCGGGGAATATTGCGCTGCAAGCCGAAGGTATCACCAAAGCTTACGGGGAACGGCTCGTGCTGAAAGATGCGGAACTGACTGTAACCAAACAGGAACGGATTGCCTTGGCCGGACGGAACGGCGCCGGTAAAACCACCTTTTTACGCATACTGGCAGGCGAGGATTCGGCGTACACCGGAACCGTTAAGTACGGGGCAGGTATCATTACCGGTTATTTTTCGCAGGATGAGGCCGAACGGATTAACGGCAGCGAAACCATCATACAGCAGGTGGAACGGGAAGCGCCGACGCATCTTATCCCTAAGCTCTACGATATGCTCGCCGCCTTTTTGTTCCGCGGAGACGACATCTATAAGCAGCTTTCCGTGCTGTCGGGCGGGGAGAAAAGCAGACTTGCACTGCTCCGGCTGCTGTTAAAGCCGCTGAATCTCCTCATCCTCGACGAACCTACCAATCACCTCGACCTTCACTCCAAAGATGTGCTGCTGGATGCGCTGCAGCGGTTTGAAGGGACGGTTATCTTTGTCTCGCACGATAAGTTTTTTATCCAAGGCCTTGCAACCCGTATCCTTGAACTTACAGCCGGCTCTTCCCCCGCAGCGGGTACCCGCATCAGAAATTTCCCCGGTACCTACGACTATTACCTGTACCGGATTGCTGCCGAAGCGAACGGCAGCTCCGAAGCCGGCGGAAACGATGGAAAAACAAGTGCTTCCTCCGGTAAGGCAGAGGCTGACTCTTCCGGTTTACAATCGGGAATAGCGTCATCCAATACGGGCGGTACAGCCCTTTCTTATGATGAGCAGAAAAAGCAGCGGGCCGAAAAACGCAAACGCGAGAAAGAAGAAGAACGTATTTTTACAGAGCTTTCACAAACCGAGGACAAGATAAAAGAACTGGAAACACAGCTTGCAAGCCCCGAAGTTTACGCCGACGGCGAAAAAGTACGCAGCGTGCAGCAGCAAATTCAAGCCTTACAGGAGAACGCCGCAGCACTCACCGAACAGTGGGAAGCGCTTAATTAA
- a CDS encoding SH3 domain-containing protein, with the protein MKKLRYFYNTKLILFILTVVCSGIFMITGCSKKIGYGVVNWSIPEYNLTASDVVPILVRSNISKVYIAELNKQKIEIPLWQLTFCASKREAEAYIKKTAEYRSVYAAVKLDGLPLRSTPDNTGKQVYRLRESQIVKVLWKGEGAPVVARDKPLEGDWLYVMTNDGTRGWCFSYNLFTYDEGEPSASPQTAETVADDVLASILKSRWYPEYYRDMIRKKQIDPERMTENFGFFPGEGTGVARIMLKDEQLAFSYTGITKNRMGAYQFEGSPLLLQIRDSDTIAVNYTDEKGRVQIQYFITLTEDPQALAQAETERRNAALQTLVTTGPAFNSVNYGVLQFLDGGRFIWNGYQVLSPAIIPRGAGNSGSVAIRYFISAKLRTEYMGVLSFKFDGSADWIDFFYTVSKQGVKLEYVQPENITDGVAAVRNLNPVILFFGTEGLEE; encoded by the coding sequence AACCGGATGCTCTAAGAAGATCGGCTACGGCGTTGTCAATTGGTCGATCCCCGAATACAACTTAACGGCATCGGATGTGGTGCCGATTCTCGTCCGCTCGAATATTTCAAAGGTGTATATCGCCGAGTTGAATAAGCAAAAAATAGAGATTCCGCTTTGGCAGCTTACCTTTTGTGCTTCAAAGCGGGAAGCGGAAGCCTATATCAAAAAGACTGCAGAATACCGTTCGGTGTATGCCGCGGTAAAGCTGGACGGTCTGCCGCTTCGCTCTACGCCCGACAATACCGGTAAACAGGTGTACCGGCTGCGCGAAAGCCAGATTGTAAAGGTTCTCTGGAAAGGGGAAGGAGCGCCGGTTGTTGCACGCGATAAGCCGTTGGAAGGCGATTGGCTTTATGTGATGACCAACGACGGTACCCGCGGCTGGTGTTTTTCTTATAATCTTTTTACATACGATGAGGGAGAGCCTTCCGCCTCTCCACAGACAGCAGAAACGGTAGCGGATGACGTTCTGGCAAGTATTTTAAAAAGCCGATGGTATCCGGAATATTACCGCGATATGATCCGGAAAAAGCAGATTGACCCTGAACGGATGACGGAGAACTTCGGCTTTTTCCCCGGCGAAGGAACCGGCGTTGCGCGTATTATGCTGAAAGATGAGCAGCTTGCTTTCTCTTATACCGGTATTACAAAAAACAGGATGGGCGCCTATCAGTTTGAAGGCTCTCCGCTCCTTTTACAAATTAGAGATTCGGATACTATTGCCGTCAATTATACCGATGAGAAGGGGAGGGTACAAATACAGTATTTTATTACCCTCACTGAAGACCCGCAGGCACTTGCGCAGGCAGAGACGGAGCGCCGGAACGCTGCACTGCAAACCCTCGTTACAACCGGTCCGGCGTTTAATTCCGTCAATTACGGCGTACTCCAATTTTTAGACGGCGGCCGTTTCATCTGGAACGGGTATCAGGTGTTGTCTCCGGCGATTATTCCGAGAGGAGCGGGGAACTCCGGTTCCGTTGCTATCCGGTATTTTATCAGCGCTAAGCTTAGAACCGAATACATGGGAGTCTTGTCGTTTAAATTCGACGGCAGCGCAGACTGGATCGACTTCTTTTATACGGTGTCCAAGCAGGGCGTCAAGCTCGAATATGTGCAGCCTGAAAATATCACCGACGGTGTTGCCGCTGTGCGGAACCTCAATCCCGTCATCCTCTTTTTCGGGACGGAAGGTTTGGAAGAATAA